The genomic interval AGAAaataatggaagagatgaATCGTAAGTGGGGATTGCGATGCCTATATGGTAAGGCCTGGCAAGCGAAGGAGTACGTAGAGAGTTTTGTGTTCGATCCGCCGGAAGAGTCATTCCAACTCCTCCTCTCATATTTCCATATGTTGGAACGTGAAAATCTTGGTACTGTGACGTGTGTCACTATTGATAGGGAACAacaattcaaatattgtttctggGCGTTCGGGTCATGTATTCGGGGGTTCAGTGCTATAATGCGGCCTGTAGTTGCTATTGATGCCACACATCTGAAAGGCAGATTCAAGGGTATTCTGTTTGTGGCGGTATGTAAAGATACAAATGAGCAGATATATGCACTTGCATTTGGCATTGGCCACGTCGAAGACGAAGAGTCTTGGTCGTGGTTTCTTAACTAATTGTGTCGTGCGATTGGTTGTCCTGAAAATGCAATGTTCTTTTTTGATCAGCATCTTGGCATTAAGAATGTAGTTGAGAAAGTGTACAAAGACACTCATCACGGTCTATGCAATTACCATTTAGGGAAAAACGTTAAAAACAGGTTCAAGCACGAAGATGTTGCAGTGATTTTCACCATGGCCGCCAACTACTATAGGGTCACTGATTTTGACAGACATATGAATCAGCTGAAATAGCTCTGCAAACCTGCTTATGATAGCCTCATGAGATTAGGCCCTGAGAGATAGGCACGTGCACAGTCATCAGTAAGGCGATGCAAGCTAATGACATCCAAGACTGTGGAGTGTGTTAACTCCTGCTTGAGGCATGCAAGAAAAATGCCAATAACAATCTTGATCGAGTGCATTAGAGGCATGTTTCAACGTTGGTTCCATGATCAGCACAATGAGGCATTGAATTTGACCACGCCCCTCAACCCTTGGGCTACCGATTTGTTGAACAGACGGTTCAATGAAGCATGTCACTTTTTCGTACAAGCAATCGATTGGGTGAAGTTTCAAGTTATAGGCGAGAGTAAGGACAGAGTTGTGAACCTCTCCACCAAGGAGTGTTCGTGCGGTGAGTTCCAGTTCGATCTACTCCCCTGCACTCATGCCATGGCGACAATAAGGTATGAACAATCATGTTTTGTTatattgtgcatgatgaattgaatttttacatTGTTCGTCATCTGTGATTTCATTGCCTTGGTAGTAAATGCAAATGTGCAGCAATTGAATTTTGCTCAGACTACTACAAGACTCCGTTTTGGGCGGAAGGATATGCAGTTCCCATTCGCCTAGTTGGGCATCCCagtgagtgggacatccccGATGACGTTCAACAAAATGTCGTTTTGCCACTAAGTTGGCTAAGTCAAGCGGGAAGACCTAGGAGGAAAAGGATTCCATCAGTTGGGGAAGGCAGCGGACGACGTAGATGTTCACAATGCAAGAACTATGGTCATAATAGACAAAATTACCGGACTCCGTTTGCATCTCTACCGACAAACTGGGAAACATCATCTGCTTAGTCGACGGCTCAACGACGTCGACCCAAGGCATGTGCAATTTGCAGACAACCAGGGCACAGAAGAAATTGTTGTCCAATGCGGACTACAAACTCTGATAACGTTATCGGTGTCGTACCTGAAGACAGTGGCCCTCCAAACGTCAGTTGTTAGGAATTGTTTTGAAGTTGCCATTGATATTTGCATTGAATAATACTATTTCAACTTGAGTTTAACAGAGTTTGAATAAAAAGTAAGATACACAAAATGTCCATATGGAAAAGAAAGACCTTATGCTAGTTATGGAGATTTGAAAAAGTGTACCAAAGCATGAGAATTGAAGTTActttgagaaagttatggatgTTTCAAGGGATGGCTTCCATGCAATATAGAAAATGTTTattgaggaagaagaagaagctggtggaagtgaggagaaagtgctggaaaaaattatatattttttctataGTTGACTACAATTCCCATTATTTACGAAAATGCCATTGCATAGTTGGATCATCAAATTCCAATTACAGTACTTAGCCCATTTGTTGgatcatcaaattcattgTACTCCTTAATAATTTGTATTTCATTGTAAACCATTGAATAAAgcacaaaattttcatttaataatatttacgTGATTGATTAGGCATCTTGCTTCATATTTTTGTCCAGAAAATGATGTATAATAATACTAATAGTTGTTCTTGAGATGATACAACTTCCATCTACAAGTATTTCTCCAAGTAGTCCATGCATTTGATGTCTCAATGCATTGGATCGTATCTACATTTTCCATCGTTTATGATTCCACATACTCTTCGTCCATTTCATCCTCAAGTGGATCATGTGTCATTTCTCTcctaatgtgattgcattttTAATAGATTCTTATACTCAAGCCAGTtatgtttaagaaattttagttTACCTTAAACCATTTCCATCTGAAGTCAACTGAATTCTCGGGTACAGGCTCTAGCTTCTTTAGAAGTATTGATTGCAATCTTACATTGTAGTGGTTTGTTACAAAACAAACACtgcaatataatttaattggacACATTGTAAGGAATGTGacttttcatcccttataccaAACACACCCTTAATGTCGACCGTTGTAATCAAAAAACATAAAGGGCATAAGATAGCTTCTAACCATTTCTTTCATATTTCAGTCTTCCCAATATCTATCAATAGCCGCCGTTTCATCTTCCAACTATTCCAAACTTAGTTTAAGGGTGAAGGGAAGTTGAACCGTTAAAGCTGAACCGTCCTGAACTGTCTTAAGCAATGGCCTTATCTTCGAGCAGACCCAATGTCCATGACAATGGTGACCAAAGTATGGGTGATGATGAATACTCTACCCTACGatcaaagaagaaatggaAACTAGATCTTCAACTGCCTGCCGTATCAATTGGTTTTTCAATTCAACCAGGTAATGATCTGTGCTCTCTCTTACGGTTTAGGGACATATCACATGGTGGTAGGTATTGGATAATAGAGAATGCCGTAATATCGTGTGGGAAAGTGGTAGATTGGGAAAGCTTATAGGAAAACATAAACCTTGAGGGTGACATATCTTCATTTTTCGACATAGGTAAACTTAAGTGTCTAAGTACCTTTCcattttttgattttagctCGACACTTGTTAGGAAATTTTACTCCAGCATTCGCCGgagtgaaaatgaatttgaaaatcctATAGATTTTGACTCTAACATTTTGAACGTGTTTTTGGGAGGTATAGAGTTTATAATGACTTGCTTTGATATTGGGAAGCTCTTGAAAACGGAGTATAGACACAAACAATATAGACCTCTACCATCATATGACCTGTCCCGCATGTGAGCCCAAGT from Theobroma cacao cultivar B97-61/B2 chromosome 5, Criollo_cocoa_genome_V2, whole genome shotgun sequence carries:
- the LOC108661988 gene encoding uncharacterized protein LOC108661988, with translation MDDRLYLEKVFLLKAELKRALSMLALKEHFEFRVKKSCHARFEVGCKDKACKFALRATKLPKGEYWHFRTLHKKIMEEMNRKWGLRCLYGKAWQAKEYVESFVFDPPEESFQLLLSYFHMLERENLGTVTCVTIDREQQFKYCFWAFGSCIRGFSAIMRPVVAIDATHLKGRFKGILFVAHLGIKNVVEKVYKDTHHGLCNYHLGKNVKNRFKHEDVAVIFTMAANYYRARAQSSVRRCKLMTSKTVECVNSCLRHARKMPITILIECIRGMFQRWFHDQHNEALNLTTPLNPWATDLLNRRFNEACHFFVQAIDWVKFQVIGESKDRVVNLSTKECSCGEFQFDLLPCTHAMATISKCKCAAIEFCSDYYKTPFWAEGYAVPIRLVGHPSEWDIPDDVQQNVVLPLSWLSQAGRPRRKRIPSVGEGSGRRRCSQCKNYGHNRQNYRTPFASLPTNWETSSA